The sequence below is a genomic window from Candidatus Binataceae bacterium.
GATTCTGCTCGCTGAAGCGATCGAAGACCCGCGGGATATGTTCGTTGGAGAGCTGCGCGAGCATGTCGGCTTCACGCTGGAACGCGGCAATGGCCTGCTTCTGCATCTCGGGACTGGTAAAAGAATCCACCATTTCCGCCAGCGCCGAGGGACGCGCGGCCAGCCGCAGATCCTCGGCGAGATAGACCATTTTCATGCCGCCGCCGCCCAGCGGTTTGACGACGCGATAACGTCCGCCAACTATGGTGTCGGCTGCGATCATTGGCTCTCTATAGTTGCTCTCCAAAAGGCCCCGGCCGCCGGCGCCGATTCCTGCGTCGATTGTGCCTGAGCCGCATGAAGGCATCGTCTTCGAGCGCGCCTTTCAAGGCGGCGTTCGATGCGCAGATCACGTGGAGCAGAAGTCCGAGCGGGAGGCCGACAGAGTACGCGAACGCAACTCCGAAAAACCACGTCAACCCGCGCGCGGGGCGTCCCTTATATATGTGCCCCAGGCCGGGAATGATGCTCAACACTGCGGCGAGCACCGGGTTGAACCCCGGATTAAGAGCGAAAAAATGACCGCCTGCCAATGGGGCGCCGCAGTCCTTGCAGAACTGCGCCCCGGTAACTACGACCGGCTGGCCGCATCGCCAACAATAGCGGGCTTGCTCGAAATCCGGTTCAGGCACGGAAGGTAAATGGCGCCTGCCCCAGCCTTATCAAGTCGCCATCGGCGATTGGCCTTTGGGTCACGCGTTCGTCGCTGACGTAAGTTCCGTTCTGGCTTTGCAGGTCGCGCAATTCAAATCTGCCGTTGATGGATTCGATACTCGCATGATGGCGCGAAACCGACGAATCGTTGATGACAATGTCGTTGTCGGGGGCCCGTCCCACGCGGATCACGGCACCTGGGCGAAGGGCGAAACGTTGCCCGGAACCATCGACTAGACAGGGGCCGCTTACCCGCGGGGTGGCGGCAACGGTCGAACTCAAACCCGGCGCGGCACGAGGCATCGGCGCCCGCACCGTGCCCGCTGCCTGACGCAAGCGGAACTTCAGCTCGTAGCCGCCAATCCTAATCTGGTCGCCGTCGTTGAGGGGCTTGGTTTCGATTCGCTCTCCGTTGACGAAGGTGCCATCCTGCACGGCAAGATTGCGAATCGTATAAGCGGAGTTCTTGA
It includes:
- a CDS encoding DUF6677 family protein — protein: MPEPDFEQARYCWRCGQPVVVTGAQFCKDCGAPLAGGHFFALNPGFNPVLAAVLSIIPGLGHIYKGRPARGLTWFFGVAFAYSVGLPLGLLLHVICASNAALKGALEDDAFMRLRHNRRRNRRRRPGPFGEQL